The Ornithinibacillus sp. 4-3 region GTACAGTTGTAGGATAGCCTAATACCACCATACCTAATGAGTCACCAACAAGAATCATGGACGCTTCTGCTTCCTCCACCATTTTAGCAGAAGGATAATCATAAGCTGTAACCATCGTAATTTTCTCACCATTCTGCTTCATCTTTTGAAAATCATTTCTTGTTAACATGAATATTTAATCCTCCTTAAACCATTCAATTTCTGCTGAATAAACACGCTTAATATCTTCATCTTCTGTTTGCATTAACAATGCACCATCTTCAGCTATTCCTAAGAAGAGTGCTTGGAACCGCTGATTTTGCATATTAAGCCACACTCGCTCTCCCATTTTATAACCATAGCTTTCCCATTTATTTTTCACCTTACTAAAACCTTCATGGATAAAAGCTTCATATTCTTTTTCAAACATGGCTAATAGATTTTGTGCTATCTTACGAATATCGCATATTTTATTTGATTCAATTTGAATAGAAGAAGCTCTATGCTGAAGCTCAGCTGGTATATCTTCTATTTCTTGATTTACATTAAGTCCAATACCAATGACTACATAATGAATTTGATCCTGTTCTGCATGCATTTCTGTTAAAATACCAGCTATTTTCTTCCCATTAATCAAAACATCATTTGGCCATTTAATTTGCGGCTGTAGATTGGTCATTTTTTTAATAGCATCTGCAATAACAGTAGCAGAAAGTAATGTTAGCTGTGGAGCTTCATAAGGATAGATGCTTGGTCTTAAAATCATACTTAGCCATATACCTTTTCCAGCCTTTGAATACCAAGCTCTATTCATTCGCCCTTTTCCTTTAGTTTGCTCATTAGCAATGATAATTGTCCCATGCTCAGCACCCTTTTTAGCTAGTTCATGGGCAATATCCTGAGTAGAGCTAACTATAGGCTTATGAATCAATGTTTTAGCAAGCCAATTAGTTTCTAATCCACGCCTTAATGTATATTCATTCATTTCATTTGGATAGTTTAAAATACGATATCCTACTTTTGGTTTTGCTTCAATAACATATCCTTCTGTCTCTAAAGCCTTCATATGCTTCCAAATAGCACTGCGAGAGATTTGAAGCTGTTCTGATAGCGCTTGTCCAGATATGTAGTCTTCTCTACTTACAGCTAATAATTGTATTAATTTTGCTCGGGTGGATTGCATAATATCCATTCCTTTATTTTATTATTTTTATTAGGTAGGCGAGAAAAAACAACCTCATATTCAATGCGCTGAAGTAATTCTTTAATCCAAGGACCTCTGCTTAAATTTGGAAATAAAGTCATTATTTCTCTCCCATTAACCTCTAACTCTCTTGCTGAAGCAATTGGCAATTGGGATCGTAGTTGTTGCATTTGTTCCTGTGTTATTTCATAGGTTGGGATTAACTGATGAGCTAGTCGAACAAAGCTAGCATCCATTGCTTCAGGTAATTGATACACTAACCATGGATTTAATCCTGTTTGTTGTAAATTGTTGTATGCTTGGATAAAAATATTTATTTGTTGTTTTGTTTTATTTGAGCAATTCCAAGCTTTTAACCATCGCCGCACAGCTATATTTTCATTCGAAAAATGCATATATGTAATAAACGCTGCAAAAGAATCAAACTTAGAAATATTTGAAGGAATTTCTTCAAATATTTCCGGATATTGATTAAAAATAGGTAAATATTGGTAAACTTTTGAATCCTTTAAATAAGTAAGTGATCTTTGAAAAAAAGCTCCAGTAATAATCTTCTCCCATTCACTACTTACTCTTTCGATTGCAACAGATTCCAATGACGCTCGTAACTCATTCATATATTCTAATGTAGCCTTTTCTATCCTAAATCCTAGTTGACTAACAAATCTTACCGCTCGCAATATACGAAGTGGATCTTCCAGAAAACGGCCCTTTTCATCAGCTACTACCCGAATGAGTTGCTGATGGATATCCGCTCGGCCACCCCATATATCAATAATTTCACCAGAGCGATTCATTGCTAAGGCATTCATTGTAAAATCACGTAATCGTAGATCTTCTGCAATATCTTTTTGTTTATTATTAGCTGTTATTTGCTTATTTAAATAATGTTTATAGGTGGTTACCTCATAGGACTTCTGCTCATGGCGAACAATAACTGTACCGTGAGCAATACCAACTGGAATCACCTGCGGGAAAATATTTTGAATCTGTTCAGGGAATGCTGAAGTGACAATATCAATATCATGAATCGGTCGATTTAATAAAAAATCCCTTACACACCCACCTACAAAAAAAGCTTCATGCTCATGTTCTTCTAGTCGCTGTAATATTGAATTTGCTTGTAAAAAGGCTTTCGTTTGCAAGGGAAATCACCAATTTTCTATTATTTCTTTAAGACTTCATCATATAAATCAATATATTGTTGAACAATGATTTTAGAATGAAATTCATTTTTAGCACGCTTTAATGCATTTTCTGTGATGTTTTGATATAGATCCTTATCTTTAAATAACTCAATGGCATACTTAGCAGCCTGCTTCGTGTCTCCTAATTCAACAATAAAGCCTGTTTCCTTATGATTAATCACCTCAGGTATTCCACCGGTATTTGTACCGATACATGCCACATTACAAGACATTGCTTCCAGTATTACTAAACCAAAGCTTTCCTGCTCTGATAAAAGAAGCTTTACATCTGCAATGGAAAGTAATTCACTGATATTCTTCTGTTTTCCTAGAAATAGTACATGTTCCTCTATTCCTAATCGATGTACAAGCTCAGATGCAGATGAAGATTCTGGACCATCGCCAACTAATAATAATTTAGCATCTGCTTCTTCCAAAATATGTTTAAAAGTATAAATAATATCGGTAATTCGCTTTACTCTTCGGAAATTTGAGATATGAATAACTACTTTTTCATCTGGTTTAATTTGATAACATTCTCTTAATGAAGGCATATCTTTCTTATAATATTCCTTCTCGTTTACAAAATTATAAATAACAGAAATATCACATTTTACACCAAGTCTACTTTTCGTTACCTTAACTAAATCATGAGATACTGCAGTAACAGCATCTGATTTTTCAATACCATATTTGATCATGTTTTTAAATGTAGAATCATAGCCAAGTACAGTGATATCTGTACCATGTAATGTAGTAATAATTTTCACCTTATGCTCTGCAATTTCTTTCGCTAGAATAGCAGAAATCGCATGTGGCATAGCATAATGGACGTGTAAAATGTCTAATTTTTCACGATCAATTACTTCTGCCATTTTAGCCGCTAATGCTAAATCATAGGGACGATACTGAAAAACTGGATAATGTGTAATTTCTACTTCATGAAAAAAGATATTAGGATATTGAGAATTTAAGCGAAAAGGTAAACTGGATGTTATAAAGTGAATTTCATGTCCTTGTTCAGCTAATAGCATTCCTAACTCTGTAGCAATGATTCCTGAGCCACCGACAGTAGGATAGCAAGTAATACCAATCTTTTTCATCATTTCGCTTTCCCCCCAACAACTGTTCTATAGTTCTATTAAATTTTCTAATCCATAAATAAGCTGATCTAATTTCATTACTTGTAAAACAGAATAATGAATTCCATCCATAAATGATAAACGATTTAATGAATCATGCTTAATGGACAGAGTTTGACCAGCTCCTCCAAAGATAACCTCCTGATGTGCAACAAGTCCTGGAAGTCTGACACTATGAATTCGGATGCCGTCCATATCTCCTCCACGTGAGCCACTTACTGTTTCTATCTCATTTGGATGGCCTTGTTTTTTGGATTCGCGATTTTCTTGGATTAATTGTGCTGTTTTAACTCCAGTTCCTGAAGGTGCATCCATTTTCTGATCATGATGCTTTTCAATAATTTCAACATCTGGGAAAAATTTTGCTGCCATTTTAGAAAACTGCATCATCAAAATAGCTCCAATTGCAAAATTTGGTGCAATAATACAGCCAGTATGATGGGTTTCTGCCATTTCACTTAACTCATTAA contains the following coding sequences:
- the dapB gene encoding 4-hydroxy-tetrahydrodipicolinate reductase encodes the protein MTIKIVLAGPRGKMGTEAIEMILKEPKFALVACIDRKNAGEALQKNNLSIPIFDDADTCFDSVEADVFIDLTNPEAGFHHTKTALNHKIRAVVGTSGFSTEQINELSEMAETHHTGCIIAPNFAIGAILMMQFSKMAAKFFPDVEIIEKHHDQKMDAPSGTGVKTAQLIQENRESKKQGHPNEIETVSGSRGGDMDGIRIHSVRLPGLVAHQEVIFGGAGQTLSIKHDSLNRLSFMDGIHYSVLQVMKLDQLIYGLENLIEL
- the bshA gene encoding N-acetyl-alpha-D-glucosaminyl L-malate synthase BshA translates to MKKIGITCYPTVGGSGIIATELGMLLAEQGHEIHFITSSLPFRLNSQYPNIFFHEVEITHYPVFQYRPYDLALAAKMAEVIDREKLDILHVHYAMPHAISAILAKEIAEHKVKIITTLHGTDITVLGYDSTFKNMIKYGIEKSDAVTAVSHDLVKVTKSRLGVKCDISVIYNFVNEKEYYKKDMPSLRECYQIKPDEKVVIHISNFRRVKRITDIIYTFKHILEEADAKLLLVGDGPESSSASELVHRLGIEEHVLFLGKQKNISELLSIADVKLLLSEQESFGLVILEAMSCNVACIGTNTGGIPEVINHKETGFIVELGDTKQAAKYAIELFKDKDLYQNITENALKRAKNEFHSKIIVQQYIDLYDEVLKK
- a CDS encoding CCA tRNA nucleotidyltransferase, whose product is MQTKAFLQANSILQRLEEHEHEAFFVGGCVRDFLLNRPIHDIDIVTSAFPEQIQNIFPQVIPVGIAHGTVIVRHEQKSYEVTTYKHYLNKQITANNKQKDIAEDLRLRDFTMNALAMNRSGEIIDIWGGRADIHQQLIRVVADEKGRFLEDPLRILRAVRFVSQLGFRIEKATLEYMNELRASLESVAIERVSSEWEKIITGAFFQRSLTYLKDSKVYQYLPIFNQYPEIFEEIPSNISKFDSFAAFITYMHFSNENIAVRRWLKAWNCSNKTKQQINIFIQAYNNLQQTGLNPWLVYQLPEAMDASFVRLAHQLIPTYEITQEQMQQLRSQLPIASARELEVNGREIMTLFPNLSRGPWIKELLQRIEYEVVFSRLPNKNNKIKEWILCNPPEQN
- a CDS encoding biotin--[acetyl-CoA-carboxylase] ligase, whose translation is MQSTRAKLIQLLAVSREDYISGQALSEQLQISRSAIWKHMKALETEGYVIEAKPKVGYRILNYPNEMNEYTLRRGLETNWLAKTLIHKPIVSSTQDIAHELAKKGAEHGTIIIANEQTKGKGRMNRAWYSKAGKGIWLSMILRPSIYPYEAPQLTLLSATVIADAIKKMTNLQPQIKWPNDVLINGKKIAGILTEMHAEQDQIHYVVIGIGLNVNQEIEDIPAELQHRASSIQIESNKICDIRKIAQNLLAMFEKEYEAFIHEGFSKVKNKWESYGYKMGERVWLNMQNQRFQALFLGIAEDGALLMQTEDEDIKRVYSAEIEWFKED